TAAGCCTGCGAGCGGGGCCCGCGTCACTCGGTGAGGCTCTCGAAGCGGCGTTGGCGGGCTGCTTCTGACTCTTGTGAGGTGAGCTGAAGGCGGGCGGTCCGAAGACCAAACATGCCTGTCGCGACTGCTGTAAGTCCCGTCAGCCCTCCACCGATTGCCTCTCCGGCCACGGCTGCTGTACCTGCATCCACGCATGATTCTTACCAGAGAACGATGAAGGCGCCCCGGTTTCTCGGTGGGCGACTGCGGGCGCTTCTCGTGTCCCGCCATCGGCGCGCGCGGTTCAGATCAGCGAAGGCTCAGCACGAGGCCAACTCCCTGCGGAGAGCAGCCGAGCCCCGAACCTCAGATCCCGCGCGGGACGCCTGGGGTCGAGAGGCGTCAGGTGCAGAACGACGTCGGTGAGGTCGGGTTCCGAGCTGGGCGCTGACAGGTCCCAAAGCCTGGAAGCCCTCGCTCTGCCCTTTGGCATGGCGAGCTATCCCGTCGGCCAGGCTGTTTGTCAGTAGCTCTCCGTACGATGCCGCCGAAGCGAGTTGCTGAGGGGTGGAGATGACAGCGGCCGGACAGGAATTGCTGAGCAAGGACCGGGGGAATCAGCCCCTCTGGGTATGGATCATGGTCTTGATGGCGCACGGGCGCAGCTGTGTGTACTGCGACGAGCAGCAGGCACAGACCCTTGAGCATGAAGCGCCGTTGGCGGGCAGGGCGGGACGGGACATCTGGTGGAACCTCGTGCCTGCCTGCGACCGGTGTAACAGCTGAAAGCAGAAAAGGTCTGCGGTTGAGTGGGCACGTGACATGAAGTTGCACCACGCGTACCCGAAGGCTGGCTTCGCTCGCCATACCCTTCCACTCCGGATTGTCGAGGGGATCAACGACCGTGTAGCCCAGGTACAGCGTGAGATACGCGATCCCGCGCGGCGCCAGTGGTTCGAGCACCACTACGGGCGAAAGCACAGTCCGCGGTTGCGTCGGCAGAAGCATGAAGAAGTCCAACGGTGCGCGGAAGGGATGGAGCGTTACCCCTATCCGCCGTGGGAGTCACGAGAGATCAAACCGGCCACGAGCCGCTGTATGCGCGTGCTGTGCTGCGGCTACCAGCAAGAGGACGCCCACCCGGAGTTCATCACCTTGGCCGAAGCCGAGCGCGAAGACCTGCGGCGTATGGCGTACGAGAAGGGGTGGTATCTCGGTGATCTGATCGGCAACTTGCTGGATCGGGCTGTCGAGGAATGGCGCCAGTCTCGGTCGGGTGGTCGCAGCGAGGAGGCATCCGGCGATGTGAACCGCGCCGCCTGCGCCCGCCGCCGACCCACGAACGGCGCGTTTCACCTGGCGTGGGCTAGTGCGCACCCCAGACTCGCCGGACGCGTGGCCCCAGCCCGGGTCGATCGCGTCCAACGCGCCCTGGGACGGCTCTCTGAGAGTCCCCACCCTCCCGCAGGCACCAGCCGGC
The DNA window shown above is from Streptomyces sp. NBC_01445 and carries:
- a CDS encoding HNH endonuclease, coding for MAHGRSCVYCDEQQAQTLEHEAPLAGRAGRDIWWNLVPACDRCNS